A region from the Leptospirillum ferriphilum ML-04 genome encodes:
- a CDS encoding NAD(P)/FAD-dependent oxidoreductase — MAEVHPKDMSGTGSAEKPYRILILGAGFGGLYTAVYLDRFLKKHPNVWITVIDRRNYFLFTPMLHSTATGSLEPRYIAHSVRKIFRRTRVHAHIGEVRNIDLQNKIVQTEHRALPFDDLVISLGSETNFYGLESRLENIFTLKSLKDASAINNHLIRMFEKAYWEEDSEARRAALTFVVVGGGPTGVELAGEIHEYAHRELLRDFGRRISKDEIRVILVEATGKILPSLPEKLSLEALDRLRKIGIEVILEGRLEEYRKGVMSLSGKPPIRAETLVWAAGVRTNPLVASLPFEKDGQNRIRVKGTLESLSMEHVWVVGDNASCLNPWEGRPYPPTAQTAVRQARTVAQNIVARLSRKPEKIFAHNHVGGFVSIGDNYALLSAKQFTLSGILGWFLWNLVYIHKLPIIRYRLFSTFGLFLKVFFERATTEIDLCPEYEESSRGASGQAGGQTV, encoded by the coding sequence ATGGCTGAGGTTCACCCCAAAGACATGTCCGGGACCGGGTCCGCGGAAAAACCCTATCGGATCCTGATACTGGGAGCGGGTTTTGGCGGTCTCTATACGGCCGTCTATCTGGACAGGTTCCTCAAAAAACACCCGAATGTCTGGATCACGGTCATTGATCGCCGGAACTACTTTTTGTTCACCCCCATGCTTCACAGCACGGCCACGGGTTCTCTGGAGCCACGCTACATCGCCCATTCGGTCCGAAAAATCTTTCGGCGGACGAGGGTTCATGCCCATATCGGGGAGGTCCGGAACATCGATCTCCAGAACAAAATTGTGCAGACGGAACACCGGGCTCTCCCGTTCGATGATCTGGTGATCTCTCTGGGGAGCGAAACCAACTTTTATGGTCTCGAGTCCCGTCTTGAAAATATTTTTACCCTGAAATCCCTGAAAGATGCGTCCGCGATCAACAACCATCTGATACGGATGTTCGAAAAGGCCTATTGGGAAGAGGATTCCGAAGCCCGCCGGGCGGCCCTGACATTCGTGGTTGTCGGGGGAGGGCCGACGGGCGTCGAGCTGGCGGGCGAGATTCATGAATACGCGCATCGGGAGCTTCTCCGGGACTTTGGCCGTCGGATCTCGAAAGACGAGATCCGCGTCATCCTTGTCGAAGCCACCGGAAAAATTCTCCCGTCGCTCCCGGAAAAGCTGTCTCTGGAAGCGCTCGACCGGCTCCGGAAGATCGGGATCGAGGTGATTCTGGAAGGCCGGCTGGAAGAATATCGAAAAGGCGTCATGAGTCTTTCCGGAAAGCCCCCGATCCGGGCGGAAACGCTCGTCTGGGCCGCGGGGGTCCGGACCAATCCGTTAGTCGCCTCGCTTCCGTTTGAAAAAGACGGGCAAAACAGGATTCGGGTCAAGGGGACGCTGGAAAGCCTGTCCATGGAACACGTCTGGGTCGTGGGAGACAATGCGTCGTGTCTGAATCCCTGGGAAGGACGCCCTTATCCGCCGACCGCCCAGACCGCGGTTCGTCAGGCGCGCACGGTCGCCCAAAACATCGTGGCCCGGTTGTCCCGGAAACCGGAAAAGATTTTTGCACACAATCATGTGGGCGGTTTCGTCTCGATCGGAGACAACTACGCCCTGCTTTCCGCCAAGCAGTTTACCCTGAGCGGCATCTTGGGATGGTTTCTCTGGAACCTGGTCTATATCCACAAGCTGCCGATCATCCGCTACCGGCTTTTCTCCACGTTTGGCCTTTTCCTCAAAGTGTTTTTCGAACGGGCGACGACAGAAATCGACCTCTGCCCGGAATATGAGGAGTCTTCCCGGGGAGCGTCAGGACAAGCCGGAGGTCAAACAGTCTAG
- a CDS encoding purine-cytosine permease family protein, producing MRTVQEESAQDRERTGIRPVSPGERTYGFFDLFWNWFGDGANASSWYFGGLLALSGVSFLFWNTFFWTPLIILPWATLAYMAYRTGGTTVVLARPALGVVGGSLFLGISEMVVQIGWTTVTTYIGAVSLVQIWNGGGVNGVSSSGKGALILPIALIALLQGTVATLGPKAIRILKWVASLLLVGFGGVETYEVLSRWDLPRILSYGKAAPVLTPVQLLDISFINIWTWLQVGDFARLSKNPRVAVWASWLGIWSGQAWFVLVGAIGVIGLGLATGHSSPQDSDPARLMGHLGLSGVALSVIFLSSVSVSSSNLYGAGMALQALWKRSKNTSHSRKALGLVSLIQVVTSFLPLFFASFIGYFTTFLSTIGGIFIPLWSLVLTDYLWYRKRQLDVPSLYDLSPGSRYWGRGGFHLPGFLALGLGVTFYYLLPQMAPVVVQTVGVTFPTILWTGGLYLLSLRWRGEEELCRMKFPADEGEENG from the coding sequence ATGCGAACAGTGCAGGAAGAGTCCGCTCAAGACCGGGAGAGAACAGGCATCCGCCCTGTTTCTCCAGGGGAGAGAACCTACGGATTCTTCGACCTTTTCTGGAACTGGTTCGGGGATGGGGCGAATGCATCGAGCTGGTATTTCGGAGGGCTCCTGGCCCTTTCCGGCGTCTCTTTCCTTTTCTGGAACACGTTTTTCTGGACTCCCCTGATCATCCTTCCCTGGGCAACGCTGGCCTACATGGCCTATCGGACGGGAGGAACAACCGTCGTTCTCGCCCGTCCAGCCCTGGGAGTCGTGGGTGGCTCTCTTTTTCTGGGAATTTCGGAAATGGTCGTCCAGATCGGCTGGACGACGGTGACGACCTACATCGGAGCTGTTTCCCTCGTGCAAATCTGGAATGGTGGAGGGGTGAACGGCGTCTCTTCGTCCGGAAAAGGCGCACTGATTCTTCCCATCGCTCTGATTGCCCTTCTTCAGGGGACGGTGGCCACTCTTGGGCCGAAAGCGATCCGGATCCTGAAATGGGTCGCGTCTCTCCTTTTGGTCGGCTTTGGCGGTGTGGAGACCTATGAAGTTCTCTCCCGGTGGGATTTGCCCCGGATTCTGTCCTACGGGAAGGCTGCTCCGGTGTTGACACCCGTCCAGCTTCTGGATATTTCGTTTATCAATATCTGGACCTGGCTGCAGGTGGGGGATTTTGCCAGATTGTCGAAAAATCCGAGAGTGGCCGTCTGGGCTTCGTGGCTGGGCATCTGGAGCGGGCAGGCCTGGTTTGTTTTGGTGGGAGCCATCGGGGTCATCGGTCTGGGACTTGCCACGGGACATTCCAGCCCCCAGGACAGTGACCCCGCGCGTCTGATGGGACATCTGGGGTTGTCGGGCGTGGCCCTGTCGGTCATTTTTCTGTCGTCCGTCAGTGTCAGTTCAAGCAATCTTTATGGCGCCGGCATGGCATTACAGGCGTTGTGGAAGCGTTCCAAAAACACGTCGCATTCCCGGAAAGCGCTGGGGCTGGTGTCCCTGATCCAGGTCGTGACCTCCTTCCTGCCCCTGTTCTTTGCAAGCTTTATCGGTTACTTCACGACATTCCTGTCGACCATCGGGGGGATCTTCATTCCCCTGTGGAGCCTTGTGCTGACGGATTACCTCTGGTACCGGAAACGGCAACTGGATGTTCCTTCTCTCTATGATCTTTCCCCCGGTTCCCGCTACTGGGGGAGGGGAGGGTTCCATCTCCCCGGATTTCTGGCCCTGGGACTCGGAGTCACGTTCTATTATCTGTTGCCCCAAATGGCTCCTGTCGTTGTTCAGACCGTCGGGGTCACCTTCCCGACGATCCTGTGGACAGGTGGTTTGTATCTCCTCTCCTTGCGTTGGCGGGGAGAGGAGGAACTGTGCCGGATGAAGTTTCCGGCGGATGAAGGAGAAGAGAATGGCTGA
- the der gene encoding ribosome biogenesis GTPase Der, which translates to MKIPPLIAILGRPNVGKSTLFNRLLSRREAIVEDRPGVTRDRHYSQGTIGRKSFRLVDTGGILFGDDHPLGESIRKQALFALEEADAVIYVMDGREGYLPVDADVIGRIRRSEKPSVFAVNKVDTVKTEEVLADFHRHGVAPLIGISAAHGRNVDALLDPFLDLMPDTEDAFPVDPGIRFSEASESDLQAWLQRRIADPPRVAVIGRPNVGKSTLVNRLLGEERLVTSPIPGTTRDAIDTLVTFRDKTYHFVDTAGLRKKGKVAEASELYAQIRTDRAILESEIAVVLLSAEDGLTDGDLRIIRQVIDHRRGLILAWNKWDTLKSSGPSQAPPFRDVRERYPFLSFAPMFGCSARTGFHVSQLFGHIATVRDWYFTRITTSELNNLLLPIVQASPPPRLKNYPVRIFYVTQVQIAPTVIMAFSNKPEGISLQYRQFLSRKIREKYPFVGVPFLLKVQAKSRKDRERDGK; encoded by the coding sequence ATGAAGATCCCCCCCCTGATCGCCATTCTGGGCCGGCCAAACGTCGGGAAGTCCACCCTGTTCAACCGCCTTCTTTCCCGACGGGAAGCCATTGTTGAAGACCGGCCGGGAGTCACCCGGGATCGTCACTACAGCCAGGGAACCATCGGACGGAAAAGCTTCCGGCTTGTCGACACAGGAGGGATTCTGTTCGGGGACGACCATCCCCTTGGAGAATCGATCCGCAAACAGGCTCTCTTTGCTCTGGAAGAAGCGGATGCCGTCATCTACGTCATGGACGGTCGCGAGGGATATCTGCCGGTTGACGCCGATGTCATCGGGCGGATCCGCCGATCGGAAAAACCGTCGGTGTTTGCCGTCAACAAGGTGGACACGGTCAAAACCGAAGAAGTTCTGGCCGACTTCCATCGTCACGGCGTCGCTCCCCTGATCGGCATCTCCGCCGCTCACGGACGAAATGTCGATGCCCTGCTGGATCCCTTTCTGGATCTTATGCCGGACACGGAAGACGCCTTTCCGGTTGATCCGGGCATCCGGTTTTCGGAGGCCTCGGAATCCGATCTTCAGGCCTGGCTCCAGAGGCGAATCGCCGATCCTCCCAGGGTCGCCGTCATCGGGCGACCGAATGTCGGGAAATCGACACTGGTCAATCGGCTATTGGGAGAGGAACGGCTTGTCACAAGCCCGATTCCGGGAACCACCCGGGATGCGATCGACACCCTGGTCACCTTTCGGGACAAAACCTATCATTTCGTCGACACGGCTGGACTCAGAAAGAAAGGGAAAGTGGCGGAAGCCTCGGAACTCTACGCACAGATCCGGACCGACAGGGCCATTCTGGAATCCGAAATCGCCGTTGTTCTCCTGTCGGCCGAAGACGGACTGACGGATGGAGATCTCCGGATCATCCGGCAGGTCATCGATCACCGGAGAGGACTGATTCTTGCCTGGAACAAATGGGACACGCTGAAATCATCCGGTCCATCACAGGCGCCTCCTTTTCGGGACGTCCGGGAACGCTATCCGTTTCTGTCCTTTGCTCCCATGTTCGGTTGTTCCGCCCGGACGGGATTTCATGTCTCCCAGCTCTTCGGACATATTGCGACAGTCCGGGACTGGTACTTTACCCGCATCACGACATCGGAGCTCAACAATCTTCTCCTGCCAATCGTTCAGGCCTCCCCGCCCCCACGGCTCAAGAACTATCCGGTCCGCATCTTTTATGTGACACAAGTGCAGATCGCCCCGACTGTCATCATGGCTTTTTCCAACAAACCGGAAGGGATTTCCCTTCAATACCGGCAATTTCTGTCCCGGAAAATACGGGAAAAATATCCCTTTGTCGGGGTTCCCTTTCTCCTGAAGGTTCAGGCCAAAAGCCGCAAGGATCGGGAGAGAGACGGAAAATAA